From one Rosa rugosa chromosome 4, drRosRugo1.1, whole genome shotgun sequence genomic stretch:
- the LOC133744503 gene encoding uncharacterized protein LOC133744503 yields MVELSIVVSDSSNLWTNWVKVYLLRNNSFWNAPHPAMCSWNWRKMLKIRELCRSFFANMIGDGRTTALWFDNCHPLGPLTLRWSSNIIADSALSSSTMVSDVIYNNNWRWPSFSHDLLEIRVSLTQIIPNSEVSDYVRWTLSSNEVYSTSSAWNALRFSRPIVPWYHLVWFGSSVPRWSFILWLAIRGRLSTMYRVRIFPPLAAHDCAFCFAADETHNHLFFDCVYTSGIWTHILSKCDVSNPLLSWQHFIPWAAANWKGNSLSVAIKKLALQAAVYAIWRERNNRKFRNESLPSVVVFKAIVESMRLCLLSWKIPPSPSNSYIIHEWRLPS; encoded by the coding sequence ATGGTTGAGCTGTCAATTGTTGTTTCAGATTCCTCCAACTTATGGACCAATTGGGTGAAAGTTTATTTACTAAGGAATAATTCTTTCTGGAATGCTCCTCATCCTGCCATGTGTTCTTGGAATTGGAGAAAAATGCTTAAAATTAGGGAGCTTTGTCGTTCTTTCTTTGCTAATATGATTGGTGATGGTCGTACTACTGCTTTGTGGTTTGATAATTGTCACCCTCTTGGTCCTCTTACTCTTAGATGGTCATCTAATATCATTGCTGATTCTGCTCTCTCTTCCTCTACCATGGTCAGTGATGTTATTTATAATAATAATTGGAGATGGCCTTCTTTCTCTCACGATTTACTAGAGATTCGTGTTTCATTGACCCAAATCATTCCTAACTCTGAGGTTAGTGATTATGTTCGATGGACTCTTTCTTCGAATGAGGTTTATTCAACTTCTTCTGCATGGAATGCTCTTCGTTTTTCTAGGCCTATTGTTCCTTGGTATCATTTAGTCTGGTTTGGTAGTTCTGTTCCTAGATGGAGCTTCATCTTATGGCTTGCTATTAGAGGAAGGTTATCAACTATGTATCGTGTAAGAATTTTTCCTCCTCTTGCTGCCCATGACTGTGCTTTTTGTTTTGCTGCTGATGAGACTCACAACCATCTTTTCTTTGATTGTGTTTATACCTCTGGCATTTGGACTCACATTTTGTCTAAATGTGATGTGAGTAATCCTCTCCTCTCTTGGCAGCATTTCATTCCTTGGGCTGCTGCTAACTGGAAGGGTAATTCTTTATCTGTTGCTATCAAAAAGTTGGCTTTGCAAGCTGCGGTTTATGCTATCTGGCGCGAGAGAAATAACCGCAAGTTCCGTAACGAAAGCCTCCCTTCTGTTGTTGTGTTCAAAGCAATTGTGGAGTCCATGCGGTTATGCTTATTGTCTTGGAAGattcctccttctccttctaaCAGTTATATTATTCATGAATGGAGACTCCCTTCTTAA